The following coding sequences lie in one Angustibacter luteus genomic window:
- a CDS encoding ABC transporter permease, with product MTGLVVARLRSQPGQAVLVGALSGVLAMTAVLGVAYARAVEESVQRTTLLSAAPSDRGVAVTAMSDKPPAPDELLTALEPQVSADSWRAPITGATAPGMVIGETPVLVPVMNRADVCAHLLMADGTCSQEDGQAVVSRALASRLGLKVGSVLPLADSSAGQDKASAVVLRPRVVGIYAQAQDPASFFFGRPLTATSPATDVAVGDAVFVSWPTLRSGVWRSLETTVDVPLDVAGIGLDDESRVKRDLAALQAKASAASASTQTQLPQLLTAADQARADARAPLPLLALQAVLLALVVLAYVAAATTEQRRPEVALARLRGQLPSRAAGLLVRDLGVVVAVGCVLGGVAGWQLAQVATGHWLAPGVRVVPGWPEAVAVLASIVVAVLAVVLTAVPTVREPLVTLLRSVPPRSSALRAGIADGVVIALCVAGLVTLLGDDAQSPTALIAPGLLALAGGLLLSQAMVPVTAWLGRSSLRAGRLTVALACLAVSRRPALRRLVAIETVAVALLVFAGAATAVGADQRADAARRTLGAQVVLDTKEVPPQALADAVAAADPSGAYATGVLVAPSGSETGTTTLVADLARLKRVAFWDDSGQAGHGAPDLKALTPQAAAPVTFTGDRLTADVDFTAEGFEASAQEAGGFSTPPVGLTRPMTLTADLVPESGVVQHVELGQLDSGEQRLTAAVPCTKGCRIRSLAAERDDSDVGTANLSLTIKGLTANGRAVDLRAADSGWDVVSFDDASLKPAGQGLHVEQHSLGSSLYLYRLDRPVTLPVAATTGISSSPYGSANFLDTLVPSDQLVSGPAVTGGDQSYNAVTRLERLPGIASPALLLDSAYVVERSGELTDTVRSQVWLAEQDDDRQAALVRSLGDHGVQVVGVTTLADLERGLARQGTGLALHLTEMVGVVALLLAAAVLAVAVATSGRVRAYDLAALRVVGVRSGPTRRAAVGEQLLVALIGVVAGVALGAIGAALTLSRLPGQAGLPEPDLSTGWSAVLATALVSAAVLVAVCFLLGARLASQATTDLLREGR from the coding sequence GTGACGGGACTGGTCGTGGCTCGACTGCGCTCCCAGCCCGGTCAAGCCGTGCTGGTCGGCGCGCTGTCCGGCGTCCTGGCGATGACGGCGGTGCTGGGGGTGGCCTACGCGCGCGCGGTCGAGGAGTCCGTCCAGCGGACCACGCTGCTGTCCGCCGCGCCGAGCGATCGCGGGGTGGCCGTCACCGCGATGTCCGACAAGCCCCCGGCACCGGACGAGCTGCTCACCGCGCTGGAGCCGCAGGTGTCGGCCGACTCCTGGCGGGCGCCGATCACCGGGGCCACCGCGCCCGGGATGGTCATCGGGGAGACCCCCGTCCTGGTGCCGGTGATGAACCGTGCGGACGTCTGCGCCCACCTGCTGATGGCCGATGGCACGTGCAGCCAGGAGGACGGCCAGGCGGTGGTGTCCCGCGCCCTGGCGTCCCGGTTGGGACTCAAGGTGGGCAGCGTCCTCCCGCTGGCGGACTCCTCGGCCGGGCAGGACAAGGCCTCCGCGGTGGTGCTGCGGCCCCGCGTGGTCGGCATCTACGCGCAGGCGCAGGACCCGGCGTCCTTCTTCTTCGGGCGGCCGCTGACCGCGACCAGCCCGGCGACCGACGTGGCGGTCGGCGACGCGGTCTTCGTCAGCTGGCCGACGCTGCGGTCCGGGGTGTGGCGCTCCTTGGAGACCACCGTCGACGTCCCGCTGGACGTGGCCGGGATCGGGCTGGACGACGAGAGCCGCGTCAAGCGCGACCTGGCTGCGCTGCAGGCGAAGGCCAGTGCGGCGTCGGCCAGCACCCAGACCCAGCTGCCGCAGCTGTTGACGGCCGCCGACCAGGCCCGGGCCGACGCCCGCGCGCCCCTGCCGCTGCTGGCGCTGCAGGCGGTGCTGCTGGCCCTCGTGGTCCTGGCCTACGTGGCGGCGGCTACCACCGAGCAGCGCCGACCCGAGGTCGCCCTGGCCCGGCTCCGCGGCCAGCTGCCCAGCCGGGCGGCCGGCCTGCTGGTGCGCGACCTGGGGGTGGTCGTCGCGGTCGGCTGCGTCCTCGGCGGCGTCGCCGGCTGGCAGCTCGCCCAGGTGGCGACCGGCCACTGGCTGGCCCCGGGGGTGCGCGTCGTCCCGGGCTGGCCGGAGGCGGTCGCCGTGCTCGCCTCGATCGTGGTCGCGGTGCTGGCCGTGGTGCTGACCGCGGTGCCGACCGTGCGCGAACCGCTGGTCACCCTGCTGCGCTCCGTGCCGCCGCGCAGCTCGGCCCTGCGGGCCGGTATCGCCGACGGCGTGGTGATCGCCCTGTGCGTCGCCGGCCTGGTCACGTTGCTCGGTGACGACGCGCAGTCGCCGACGGCTCTCATCGCGCCCGGGCTGCTCGCGCTGGCCGGCGGTCTGCTGCTGTCCCAGGCGATGGTGCCGGTCACCGCCTGGCTCGGACGTTCGTCCCTGCGAGCCGGGCGGCTCACGGTGGCGCTGGCCTGCCTGGCCGTGTCGCGTCGACCGGCGTTGCGCCGGCTCGTCGCCATCGAGACGGTCGCGGTGGCGCTGCTCGTCTTCGCCGGTGCCGCGACCGCGGTCGGCGCGGACCAGCGCGCCGATGCGGCCCGGCGCACGCTCGGCGCGCAGGTCGTGCTCGACACCAAGGAGGTCCCGCCGCAGGCCCTCGCCGACGCCGTGGCCGCGGCCGACCCGTCCGGCGCCTACGCCACCGGTGTGCTCGTGGCGCCGAGCGGGTCCGAGACCGGGACCACGACCCTGGTGGCCGACCTGGCCCGGCTGAAGCGGGTGGCCTTCTGGGACGACTCGGGGCAGGCCGGCCACGGCGCCCCCGACCTCAAGGCACTGACGCCGCAGGCCGCGGCGCCGGTGACGTTCACCGGTGACCGGCTCACCGCGGACGTCGACTTCACCGCGGAGGGATTCGAGGCCAGCGCCCAGGAGGCCGGCGGCTTCAGCACCCCGCCGGTCGGGCTGACCCGGCCGATGACCCTGACCGCCGACCTGGTGCCCGAGTCCGGAGTCGTGCAGCACGTCGAGCTGGGGCAGCTCGACAGCGGCGAGCAGCGCCTCACCGCCGCCGTGCCGTGCACCAAGGGCTGCCGGATCAGGTCCCTCGCGGCCGAGCGCGACGACTCCGACGTCGGCACGGCCAACCTCTCGCTGACCATCAAGGGCCTGACCGCCAACGGCCGGGCCGTCGACCTGCGGGCCGCCGACTCGGGCTGGGACGTCGTCAGCTTCGACGACGCCTCGCTCAAGCCGGCCGGTCAGGGACTGCACGTCGAGCAGCACAGCCTCGGCAGCTCGCTCTACCTGTACCGGCTGGACCGCCCGGTGACCCTTCCCGTGGCGGCGACCACGGGGATCTCCTCATCGCCGTACGGCTCGGCGAACTTCCTCGACACCCTGGTGCCCTCCGACCAGCTGGTCAGCGGGCCGGCAGTCACCGGCGGCGACCAGAGCTACAACGCGGTCACCCGCCTCGAGCGGCTGCCCGGCATCGCCTCGCCCGCGCTCCTGCTGGACTCGGCCTACGTGGTCGAGCGGTCCGGCGAGCTCACCGACACGGTGCGCAGCCAGGTCTGGCTCGCCGAGCAGGACGACGACCGGCAGGCGGCGCTGGTCCGCAGCCTCGGCGACCACGGCGTGCAGGTCGTGGGCGTCACCACGCTCGCCGACCTCGAGCGGGGCCTGGCCCGGCAGGGGACCGGGCTGGCCCTGCACCTGACCGAGATGGTCGGCGTGGTGGCCCTGCTGCTCGCCGCTGCGGTGCTCGCGGTCGCGGTGGCGACGTCCGGGCGGGTGCGGGCCTACGACCTGGCCGCCCTGCGCGTGGTCGGTGTCCGGTCCGGGCCGACCCGCCGGGCCGCCGTCGGCGAGCAGCTGCTGGTCGCCCTGATCGGCGTCGTGGCCGGCGTCGCGCTGGGGGCCATCGGGGCCGCACTGACGCTTTCCCGCCTCCCGGGGCAGGCCGGCCTGCCGGAACCCGACCTGTCGACCGGCTGGTCGGCCGTCCTGGCCACGGCGCTGGTCAGCGCCGCCGTCCTCGTCGCCGTCTGCTTCCTGCTCGGCGCCCGGCTGGCCAGCCAGGCCACCACCGACCTGCTGCGGGAGGGGCGATGA
- a CDS encoding ABC transporter ATP-binding protein, whose translation MTVLGVGQGRTGQPGEASTAIVVDGLVKRYGELTAVDGVSFTVGRGEFFGILGPNGAGKTTTLEMVEGLREPDAGTIRLLGESPWPRNPKLLPRMGVQLQASAFFEKLSAREQLQTFGSLYGVGGARVDEMLELVGLTDKAATREDKLSGGQRQRLSIACALIHDPELVFFDEPTAALDPQARRNLWDVLREIQSRGTTVVYTTHYLDEAEILCDRVAIMDDGRILAMDTPAALVRGLEADTRVALPNGVLSEAEAQDLPGAERVQAGDLELVMTTKHPATLLQALAERDRLDGVSVRTATLEDVFLHLTGREYRA comes from the coding sequence ATGACGGTTCTCGGGGTGGGACAGGGGCGGACGGGGCAGCCGGGCGAGGCGAGCACAGCGATCGTGGTCGACGGGCTGGTGAAGCGGTACGGCGAGCTGACCGCCGTCGACGGTGTGTCGTTCACGGTCGGCCGCGGTGAGTTCTTCGGCATCCTCGGGCCGAACGGCGCCGGCAAGACGACGACGCTCGAGATGGTCGAGGGGCTGCGCGAGCCGGACGCCGGCACGATCCGCCTGCTGGGTGAGTCGCCCTGGCCGCGCAACCCGAAGCTGTTGCCGCGCATGGGAGTCCAGCTCCAGGCCTCCGCGTTCTTCGAGAAGCTCTCGGCACGCGAGCAGCTGCAGACGTTCGGCTCGCTCTACGGCGTCGGCGGCGCCCGGGTGGACGAGATGCTCGAGCTCGTCGGGCTCACCGACAAGGCGGCCACCCGCGAGGACAAGCTGTCCGGCGGGCAGCGCCAGCGGTTGTCCATCGCCTGCGCGCTGATCCACGACCCCGAGCTGGTGTTCTTCGACGAGCCCACCGCCGCGCTGGACCCGCAGGCCCGCCGCAACCTGTGGGACGTCCTGCGCGAGATCCAGTCGCGCGGCACCACGGTGGTCTACACGACCCACTACCTGGACGAGGCCGAGATCCTCTGCGACCGGGTGGCGATCATGGACGACGGGCGCATCCTTGCGATGGACACGCCAGCCGCGCTGGTCCGCGGGCTCGAGGCGGACACCCGGGTAGCCCTGCCGAACGGCGTGCTGAGCGAGGCCGAGGCCCAGGATCTGCCTGGGGCAGAACGGGTGCAGGCCGGCGACCTCGAGCTGGTGATGACGACCAAGCACCCGGCGACCCTGCTGCAGGCGCTCGCCGAGCGCGACCGGCTCGACGGGGTGAGCGTGCGTACCGCCACCCTGGAGGACGTCTTCCTGCACCTGACCGGACGGGAGTACCGGGCATGA
- a CDS encoding ABC transporter permease → MSSSSTTTAERQHGDPAGAPRPTHTTSSWVSLRTLGRAMLLSFFRDRMALFFTFFFPLMFLVVFGLIFNDTGSSRATIGVVGNGPLVQQLPQSVLELQTFPTLEAGIEAVRKGDLPAVVTQQGDTLVVRYAASDQVKAATVQGILNAVVDRSNLAATGQAPRLTMDAQRVEDESLRPIQFTTGGILCWGIATSATFGAALTIVSWRKKQLLRRVRLSPAPVWTVVAARVGVSLVVAFVQAIVYVGVALTPPFGLKLADSWWLAVPILVCGTLAFLSIGLLVGSIAKTDEAASAMANFIVLPMAFLSGTFFDISAAPGWLQAVSQAFPLRHMNDAMLDVLARGLGWTQIITPCLILLAFATALTALATRFFRWDDA, encoded by the coding sequence ATGAGCTCATCCTCGACGACCACCGCCGAGCGCCAGCACGGCGACCCGGCCGGCGCCCCGCGGCCGACGCACACGACGTCGTCCTGGGTGTCGCTGCGCACCCTCGGCCGGGCGATGCTGCTCAGCTTCTTCCGGGACCGGATGGCGCTGTTCTTCACGTTCTTCTTCCCGCTGATGTTCCTCGTCGTCTTCGGCCTGATCTTCAACGACACCGGCAGCAGCCGCGCCACGATCGGGGTGGTCGGCAACGGTCCCCTGGTGCAGCAGCTGCCGCAGAGCGTGCTGGAGCTGCAGACCTTCCCGACCCTGGAGGCGGGGATCGAGGCGGTTCGCAAGGGCGACCTACCGGCGGTGGTCACGCAGCAGGGCGACACGCTCGTGGTGCGGTACGCGGCGAGCGACCAGGTCAAGGCCGCGACGGTGCAGGGCATCCTGAACGCCGTCGTGGACCGGTCGAACCTGGCCGCGACCGGTCAGGCGCCGAGGCTCACGATGGATGCCCAACGGGTCGAGGACGAGTCGCTGCGACCCATCCAGTTCACGACCGGCGGCATCCTCTGCTGGGGCATCGCGACGTCCGCGACGTTCGGCGCCGCCCTGACGATCGTCAGCTGGCGCAAGAAGCAGCTGCTGCGTCGGGTCCGGCTCTCGCCCGCCCCGGTGTGGACGGTGGTGGCCGCCCGGGTCGGCGTCAGCCTGGTCGTCGCGTTCGTGCAGGCAATCGTCTACGTCGGGGTCGCGCTGACCCCGCCGTTCGGGCTGAAGCTCGCGGACAGCTGGTGGCTGGCAGTGCCGATCCTGGTCTGCGGCACGCTGGCGTTCCTGTCCATCGGCCTGCTGGTCGGCTCGATCGCGAAGACCGACGAGGCGGCCAGTGCCATGGCCAACTTCATCGTGCTGCCGATGGCGTTCCTGTCCGGCACGTTCTTCGACATCTCCGCGGCACCGGGTTGGCTGCAGGCGGTCAGCCAGGCCTTCCCGTTGCGGCACATGAACGACGCGATGCTGGACGTGCTGGCCCGCGGGCTGGGCTGGACGCAGATCATCACGCCCTGCCTGATCCTGCTCGCGTTCGCGACTGCCCTGACCGCGCTGGCCACCCGGTTCTTCCGCTGGGACGACGCGTAG
- a CDS encoding GNAT family N-acetyltransferase, producing MTRYDVRPAEPADAEVLGAIHILIWQQAYAGLMPAEYLAGLSVPGSIERWHASLATTRPGRATYVGTADGAVVGFCTAGPTRDDPADPAHELWVLNVLAEHHGSGLATRLLEATFGAVGIDGTTPVSLWVLRGNERAAAFYRRLGFAPTEVTKAHPATGVLEERWVRS from the coding sequence GTGACCCGGTACGACGTCCGGCCGGCCGAGCCGGCGGACGCCGAGGTGCTCGGCGCGATCCACATCCTGATCTGGCAGCAGGCGTACGCCGGGCTGATGCCCGCCGAGTACCTCGCCGGCCTGTCGGTCCCGGGTTCGATCGAGCGCTGGCATGCGTCCCTGGCCACGACACGGCCGGGCCGGGCGACGTACGTCGGGACCGCGGACGGCGCGGTGGTGGGCTTCTGCACCGCCGGTCCGACCCGGGACGACCCGGCGGACCCCGCGCACGAGCTGTGGGTGCTCAACGTGCTGGCCGAGCACCACGGCAGCGGGCTGGCGACGCGGCTGCTGGAGGCCACGTTCGGGGCGGTCGGTATCGACGGGACGACCCCGGTGAGCCTGTGGGTGCTGCGCGGGAACGAGCGCGCCGCGGCGTTCTACCGGCGGCTCGGCTTCGCGCCGACCGAGGTGACGAAGGCGCACCCGGCGACCGGGGTCCTGGAGGAGCGTTGGGTCCGGTCGTGA
- a CDS encoding FtsX-like permease family protein, whose product MSTKGRPQGRLTGLRLAVRGIGYRRATAAIVLALAVVAATAAVVAPLYARAAEESIARGALTHADVYARSVHADVSAQAAGPRVSGPSVLDPDDNRRAQSMDDTVSQLQAMLPPPVFGTPVTSQVTPSLTRPTKGTQAGGSVVVPLMDRTGLCDHLPIASGRCPTALDEVAMTSRSAELLGLKIGDTFDTGLTDVQNADGSQETAHLKLVGTMAPFDVADDYWVGLSIFPYYPIERPHGLGEDPAVTDYAFLAPGAAKKLNVVSYSVDVPVAPGEIDLASAQHVSDQVIAARDALGQRLVTVTSQLPSLIEDSQRRSDVVRVAAPLAAFQLVLLAWVILAHVVSSATQERAPELGLAKLRGLTPGRTIRFGLAEVVVLLLVAAPIGTALGWWLVHEVVVHLLEPGTTLALTGWVVASVLIGVLGGIAAAAVAARGVARGHVADLLRRVPGAGRSRGAGAVEGAVLALVVAGIVQLSVSPGSTPGPVASAAPGVIALASALVAARLLRFVSRRRTARALDRGRPSALYGWAGVARRAGTARTTGVLAAAICLLLVGVQAWTVAARERSARALVETGAAVVLDVQTATARGLQPAVAKADPGGTYAMAAMQLPPDEKTTRAVAVDGSRADAVAGFAGRGPDDVGAIIDPRLPPSLTVHPGPIRADVDVRSVDSPSPLQLSATVETAKGWTEVRLGDLSPGRHTLTGTVPAACTVGCRLAAITVSHPGLDIETGSADLTVSRLSAGPDASSLTPLDVGFANRRAWRAPVEDLGGATAEVTPGPALRIQARTPVGFPARVMRGDAPYPAPALVDEEFPVGDGSVAITGTDGVATKVSGARRTAFVPGATGTVAMVDLDVMLRSVASPQPTGLQVWLSRDDPAAEKQLRQALATDGVVVTGRTSAADAEAVLQKEGAVLALLLFLACGAVALLVATGAQLVAAFVGSRQRAAELASLRAMGVQRGRLRRALLLENLAGVLVALLAAAVAALVAAYVVLPVLPMADEGSTVLTPDTSPDPAALVWSLVVVLVWLTVLAVLLAVRQLRSGTAERIREGGR is encoded by the coding sequence ATGAGTACGAAGGGCCGCCCGCAGGGTCGCCTGACCGGTTTGCGGTTGGCCGTCCGGGGGATCGGCTACCGGCGGGCCACGGCGGCGATCGTGCTCGCCCTGGCCGTGGTGGCGGCGACTGCCGCGGTGGTGGCCCCGCTGTACGCCCGGGCCGCCGAGGAGTCGATCGCCCGTGGCGCGCTGACCCACGCCGACGTCTACGCGCGCAGCGTGCACGCGGACGTGTCGGCGCAGGCGGCCGGGCCGCGCGTGTCGGGACCGAGCGTGCTCGATCCGGACGACAACCGGCGGGCCCAGTCGATGGACGACACGGTGAGCCAGCTGCAGGCGATGCTGCCGCCACCGGTGTTCGGCACGCCCGTCACGTCCCAGGTGACGCCCTCGCTGACCCGGCCCACCAAGGGCACCCAGGCCGGCGGATCGGTCGTCGTACCGCTGATGGACCGCACCGGCCTGTGCGACCACCTGCCCATCGCCAGCGGACGCTGCCCGACCGCGCTGGACGAGGTCGCGATGACCAGCCGCAGCGCCGAGCTGCTCGGGCTGAAGATCGGCGACACCTTCGACACCGGGCTCACCGACGTCCAGAACGCCGATGGATCGCAGGAGACGGCGCACCTGAAGCTGGTCGGCACCATGGCGCCGTTCGACGTGGCCGACGACTACTGGGTCGGGCTGAGCATCTTCCCCTACTACCCGATCGAGCGGCCGCACGGTCTGGGCGAGGATCCCGCGGTCACGGACTACGCCTTCCTGGCCCCCGGGGCGGCGAAGAAGCTGAACGTCGTGTCCTACTCGGTGGACGTGCCGGTGGCGCCAGGCGAGATCGACCTGGCGTCGGCGCAGCACGTCTCGGACCAGGTGATCGCGGCGCGCGACGCGCTCGGGCAGCGGCTCGTCACGGTGACGAGCCAGCTGCCGTCGCTGATCGAGGACTCGCAGCGGCGCAGCGACGTCGTGCGCGTCGCGGCCCCCCTGGCCGCGTTCCAGCTGGTGCTGCTGGCCTGGGTGATCCTGGCCCATGTCGTCAGCTCGGCGACGCAGGAGCGTGCGCCCGAGCTCGGGCTCGCCAAGCTCCGCGGGCTGACGCCGGGGCGCACGATCCGCTTCGGGCTGGCCGAGGTCGTCGTGCTCCTGCTGGTCGCGGCCCCGATCGGGACCGCGCTGGGTTGGTGGCTCGTGCACGAGGTCGTGGTGCACCTGCTGGAGCCGGGCACGACGCTCGCGCTCACCGGCTGGGTGGTGGCGTCCGTGCTGATCGGCGTGCTGGGTGGCATCGCGGCCGCGGCCGTCGCGGCCCGCGGCGTCGCTCGCGGTCACGTCGCCGACCTGCTGCGCCGGGTCCCCGGAGCCGGCCGCAGCCGGGGAGCCGGCGCCGTGGAGGGCGCCGTGCTGGCCCTCGTCGTCGCCGGCATCGTGCAGCTGTCCGTGTCCCCGGGCTCCACGCCGGGGCCCGTCGCCTCGGCCGCCCCCGGCGTGATCGCGTTGGCCAGTGCGCTGGTCGCGGCCAGGCTGCTGCGGTTCGTCAGCCGCCGCCGGACGGCCCGCGCGCTGGACCGCGGTCGGCCGTCCGCGTTGTACGGGTGGGCCGGTGTCGCACGCCGGGCCGGGACGGCGCGCACCACAGGCGTCCTGGCGGCGGCGATCTGCCTGCTGCTGGTGGGCGTCCAGGCCTGGACCGTCGCCGCCCGCGAGCGGTCGGCCCGGGCCCTGGTCGAGACCGGTGCGGCCGTCGTCCTGGACGTGCAGACCGCGACTGCGCGGGGACTGCAACCAGCCGTGGCGAAGGCGGATCCCGGTGGCACCTACGCGATGGCCGCCATGCAGCTTCCCCCGGACGAGAAGACCACCCGGGCGGTCGCCGTGGACGGCAGCCGAGCCGACGCGGTCGCGGGCTTCGCGGGCCGGGGACCGGACGACGTCGGCGCCATCATCGACCCGCGCCTGCCACCCTCCCTGACGGTCCACCCGGGCCCCATCCGGGCGGACGTCGACGTCCGCTCGGTGGACAGCCCGTCGCCGCTGCAGCTGTCGGCGACCGTGGAGACCGCCAAGGGCTGGACGGAGGTGCGGCTCGGCGACCTGTCGCCCGGCCGGCACACGCTGACCGGGACCGTGCCGGCGGCCTGCACGGTGGGCTGCCGCCTCGCCGCGATCACGGTCAGCCACCCCGGCCTGGACATCGAGACCGGCAGCGCCGACCTGACCGTGAGCCGACTCTCGGCCGGCCCGGACGCCTCGTCCCTCACCCCGCTCGACGTCGGTTTCGCCAACCGTCGCGCCTGGCGAGCACCGGTGGAGGACCTCGGGGGTGCGACGGCCGAGGTGACCCCTGGGCCCGCCCTACGGATCCAGGCTCGGACGCCGGTGGGGTTCCCGGCCCGGGTGATGCGCGGCGACGCGCCCTACCCGGCCCCGGCGCTGGTCGACGAGGAGTTCCCGGTCGGTGACGGCTCGGTCGCGATCACGGGCACCGACGGCGTCGCCACCAAGGTGAGCGGGGCCCGGCGCACCGCCTTCGTCCCAGGGGCCACGGGAACCGTCGCGATGGTCGACCTCGACGTGATGCTGCGCAGCGTCGCCTCCCCGCAGCCGACCGGCCTGCAGGTCTGGCTGTCCCGGGACGATCCCGCGGCCGAGAAGCAGCTCCGCCAGGCGCTCGCGACCGACGGCGTCGTGGTCACCGGCCGGACCTCGGCCGCGGACGCCGAAGCCGTGCTGCAGAAGGAAGGCGCGGTCCTGGCGCTGCTGCTGTTCCTGGCCTGCGGTGCGGTGGCTCTGCTGGTCGCTACCGGCGCCCAGCTCGTCGCCGCCTTCGTCGGCTCCCGGCAACGAGCGGCCGAGCTCGCCTCGCTGCGGGCCATGGGCGTGCAACGCGGGCGGCTGCGCCGGGCGCTGCTGCTGGAGAACCTGGCCGGCGTGCTGGTCGCTCTGCTCGCCGCCGCCGTTGCGGCTCTCGTGGCCGCCTACGTCGTCCTGCCGGTGCTGCCCATGGCCGACGAGGGCTCGACGGTGCTCACCCCGGACACCTCGCCGGACCCGGCCGCCCTGGTCTGGTCGCTGGTGGTGGTGCTCGTGTGGCTGACCGTGCTGGCCGTGCTGCTCGCGGTCCGGCAGCTGCGCAGCGGGACGGCGGAACGGATCCGGGAGGGCGGACGATGA
- a CDS encoding MTH1187 family thiamine-binding protein, giving the protein MLVAFSVAPSGTGDSVSAAVAAAVRVVRDSGLPHRTDSMFTTIEGEWDECLDVVKRACEAVGQHGERVSLVLKADIRPGRTGEMTAKLERLEAAIEADQQP; this is encoded by the coding sequence ATGCTCGTTGCCTTCTCCGTCGCCCCGTCCGGCACCGGCGACTCGGTCTCCGCGGCGGTCGCCGCCGCCGTCCGCGTCGTCCGTGACTCCGGTCTGCCGCACCGCACCGACTCGATGTTCACCACCATCGAGGGGGAGTGGGACGAGTGCCTGGACGTCGTGAAGCGGGCCTGCGAGGCCGTCGGCCAGCACGGCGAGCGCGTCTCGCTGGTCCTGAAGGCGGACATCCGCCCCGGCCGGACCGGCGAGATGACCGCGAAGCTGGAGCGGCTCGAAGCGGCCATCGAGGCTGACCAGCAGCCGTGA
- a CDS encoding ABC transporter ATP-binding protein — MTGLDVSAHGLVHIYRLEGNDVVALSGVDLDIASGEVVGLLGPSGSGKSTLLNLLAGLLQPSAGRLRVGDHDLTRLDEKGLARMRALDVGIVVQGAMRNLLPYASPVDNIRFAQRGARAAKRQDLPDPHEVLDLVGLADHARTSLDQLSPGQRQRLAVAVGLAARPGLLLLDEPTSQLDHEGRDEVLAAVEDVNRIIGTTVVAVTHDPEVAQRLRRTVTIRDGRVGAEGRRGEDFAVVGRDGSIALPPDILEAVPPGSLLRVHLEEDGSVRLILDDGAEGES; from the coding sequence ATGACCGGACTAGACGTGTCGGCGCACGGGCTCGTGCACATCTACCGGCTGGAGGGCAACGACGTCGTCGCCCTGTCCGGGGTGGACCTGGACATCGCCTCGGGCGAGGTCGTCGGTCTGCTCGGACCGTCCGGCTCGGGCAAGTCCACCCTGCTGAACCTGCTGGCCGGCCTGCTGCAACCGAGCGCGGGCCGACTGCGGGTCGGGGACCACGACCTCACCCGCCTCGACGAGAAGGGGCTGGCCCGGATGCGGGCCCTGGACGTCGGCATCGTCGTCCAGGGCGCGATGCGCAACCTGCTGCCCTACGCCTCGCCGGTCGACAACATCCGGTTCGCCCAGCGCGGGGCCCGCGCGGCGAAGCGGCAGGACCTCCCCGACCCGCACGAGGTGCTCGACCTCGTCGGACTGGCCGACCACGCCCGCACCTCGCTGGACCAGCTCTCACCGGGCCAGCGGCAGCGGCTCGCGGTCGCCGTCGGGCTGGCGGCGCGTCCCGGCCTGCTGCTGCTCGACGAGCCCACCAGCCAGCTCGACCACGAGGGACGCGACGAGGTGCTGGCGGCCGTCGAGGACGTCAACCGGATCATCGGCACCACGGTGGTCGCCGTGACGCACGACCCCGAGGTGGCGCAGCGGCTGCGCCGGACGGTCACCATCCGGGACGGCCGGGTCGGGGCCGAGGGCAGGCGCGGCGAGGACTTCGCCGTCGTGGGCCGAGACGGCTCGATCGCCCTGCCACCCGACATCCTGGAGGCCGTGCCGCCCGGCTCGCTGCTGCGGGTGCACCTGGAGGAGGACGGATCGGTGCGGTTGATCCTGGACGACGGCGCGGAGGGGGAGTCGTGA
- a CDS encoding ABC transporter ATP-binding protein: MSTEQAMEPGVGGPLVAEDLAVGFDGRTVLDGAGLAVRSGQLLAVTGPSGAGKTTLLWALAGLRAADSGTVTFGGEPVQERDGAVRLGIVVVPQGNALATVLTASENVVVPLLAAGVTSEQARVAAAAALESVGLGHSGHQLIEELSGGQQQRVAVARGLAQLGALSGPRVLLADEPTSELDAVNRARIVQLLRDAAIAGATVVMATHDPEAAAACDGELHLDAGVPHWVRPLPVLDDGAALA; the protein is encoded by the coding sequence GTGAGCACCGAACAGGCGATGGAGCCGGGGGTCGGCGGTCCGTTGGTCGCCGAGGATCTCGCGGTCGGCTTCGACGGGCGGACGGTGCTGGACGGCGCCGGGCTGGCCGTGCGGTCGGGGCAGCTGCTGGCCGTGACCGGACCGTCGGGGGCGGGCAAGACCACGTTGCTCTGGGCGCTGGCTGGCCTGCGGGCCGCCGACTCCGGCACCGTCACGTTCGGCGGTGAGCCGGTGCAGGAGCGGGACGGCGCCGTGCGGCTCGGGATCGTCGTGGTACCGCAGGGGAACGCGCTGGCCACGGTGCTGACGGCCAGCGAGAACGTCGTGGTGCCGTTGCTGGCCGCCGGCGTCACGTCCGAGCAGGCCCGGGTCGCGGCGGCCGCCGCCTTGGAGTCGGTGGGGCTCGGCCACTCAGGGCACCAGCTGATCGAGGAGCTGTCCGGCGGGCAGCAGCAGCGGGTCGCGGTGGCTCGCGGGCTGGCCCAGCTGGGGGCGCTCAGCGGGCCGCGGGTGCTGCTGGCCGACGAGCCGACCAGCGAGCTGGACGCGGTCAACCGGGCCCGCATCGTGCAGCTGCTGCGCGACGCCGCGATCGCCGGTGCGACCGTCGTCATGGCCACCCACGACCCGGAGGCGGCCGCGGCCTGCGACGGTGAGCTGCACCTGGACGCCGGTGTGCCGCACTGGGTCCGGCCGCTGCCGGTGCTCGACGACGGCGCGGCCCTGGCCTGA